The segment TACCATGGATAGAAACAAATAACTTCTCGGAGATATGTTCCTTTTGCCTCATTCCAACATTCAATCTTCACATCAAATTAAGTCCAGAATAAAAACACAAATGCAGACAccaccaaaaacaaaaattccATTGGCATGTCTCCATTATGATACAGACTTGCAAAACCAAAGAACTTCTAACAATTCACATAGACTCAGACATAGCTTCCCTAGAGTACAAGGTGATCATTGATGataatattgttaaatttcttgTCTAAAGGAGCGCAAAGTACCAAACTTTCATTAGGAAAGATTGATGAGCTAGTGATAGACATCCATTACTGTATAGGTCCAACTCAAACCTTGAGTAAAGAGTTAATTTTTGTGGCAATACAAGCATTTCATCAACAAGAACAAAAGTTCAAACTAACTCAGAAAGACAACAACTTGATACCTGGTACGATTAATCCCTCAATTGACTAATTATTAATGGAGTAAATATTGAAGTTCCAGCAACGAATCAAGTGAATTGGATAAAGAAAAAACTAACCTTGAAGCTGGAGGGAAACGACACCGTCTTCCACAGAGACGACCTCAACGTTTCCGCCATCAGAAATGAGATATGGTCGAACATCTTCAAGAACCATATCGACGTTTTCAGGGGTGAGCTCGAATTGTTTAGCAGAGTAAAGACCAGGGGATGGAGCTGGGACTGGGGACCCATCGACGGTAGCTTTAACAAGATTGAATCTTTTATGAGCTACGCCGATTCTCTTGAGGAAAATGGACGAGGGCTGTGGATTTTGAGACTTGAGTGGAAGTTCCGGCATGTATATTGAAGAGGAAATTTGGGAAACGCCCATTGCTGCTAAATGCGCCATTGCTCTGTCTTGGACttctttctaatttttgtttgttGTGGTGGTTATTTGTGATAGATCATGAACCAAAGTGATGGCAaacaaaaattgtatataacctcatttatatttttcaagctatcaatttttttttaataaaaatatttttttttaatgtttattagtCGATGCGATAGCGGTCGGGATGAAAGGGAGACTTGCTTTTTGTATGACAAGAAGGTATCACCAAAGTTTAAAGTCGTATTTTTATTGAGTAGTGGTTAGATCGATTTTATCGTATGGGATGACATATTGGCTAGTCAAGAATTTTAAAGTTTACAAAAGTAAGTGGGGAAAGTGAAAATGTTGAAATGGGTATATGTGCATAGTGTATACTAGAAGCGATAGGATGAGGACTTTCTACACGAAATTAGAATGGCATATATGATGGACAAAATGAGGGAGGGAGATTGAGATGGATAGAGCATGTAAAGTGGAGATGTATAGATGCTCCAATAAGGTGGTGCAAGAGGTTGGATACAGTGGTTTTGAGGAGAGGCATGATAtgccaaaaaaatattagagaGAAGTGATTAGGCAGGATATGATGTATTTGTACCTTACCGAGGACATGTGTATGCATGACCTTAATACGAGAGTACGAAGGTTGTGGGTAAGGATAGAAAGTTAGTAGGTAGTTGAGAGGTGTTTTTCTTACTAGCTTATCTCAGTCCTTGATTGGGTTGAGTTGTTATCGATCGTagtaaataacatattcatGTAGTCTTTAGTTTTGTGTTTAGGTGACTGCACCTTCTTGttaatgttataatttttttgcatatatgATATCACTTTACTATTAGTTGTCATGTTTTTCTTTTGATCACTCTTTTGATTTGTTTGTGTCACGATCCAGACTGTCGTAATTGACACCCATATTAACCCTCATGTGGGATAACTATTACTACAACTCAGCAATAAACTAATCATTTAAAGATAACAGAGCAGGTTTAAATGCAGAAATTATGTAGAGTTCccataaactctaaatatttaaacaaataactaaCCAAACTAATTAATCCctaaaacctgaaagtcattgtACCAAAACATCTAAAGTGTAACAAGTCTAAGAAAAAATGGTATAACCCAAACTAacataagaaatatataaatactctAAGTACGAAGGAATTGGACTAAAACAATAAGAAGGACTTCATGGCGGTCTGAAAGAATTGGCTTACCCTTGAAATTCGATCTCGATTGTTTGTCTCCTAACTAAGGTCTATCAAAAGCTACCATGTAACAACAAAAGAACGAGAAAGTCCAGGATGAACAGATAACCACAGTGTACAGGTAGAATCACACGACTATTACAGTAAGCGAAACATATATAAGCAGTCATAACATAATAAGCATaacatgtaatatatatatatatatatcgtgtattattataagcatgaagctcaaaacttaaaagttgaattaccattttgcccctctaataaattaaaatttatataatttatatatataatcttcttattctcagttcataatcttgacctttcaaatttctaatataaatgtaaataaaaataaaaatgagtaattatcaagaaattaaagtagattcatgtatctttaaaattgtatttcatctctatcttttttatatttattttaacaataattcatgtgacttttcatgtttccataattttgttctataaatttaactttttcaagaAGAACTTTTATTTACCACTCCTACAATTCTTGTATGTAGGAACTCTAAACATGTGAAATAATGTTACAATATGAGGTGAAAGTTGTGAGATTCCCTTATGCAGTTACGAGAATAGATAAGAATTCAATTACTGAAACATCAGAGCTTAATGtgttagttttatatttatttgtagtaagaattataataaaacttttttgtctctcttcatatagttgaattcttgttttatTAGCAAGTTGctctaaattcatatttgtattttgtatgctCAAATGTTCAGAAATGCCTAATTATCTTACTCATgtgtaccttttttttttctccatacttataatttttacatatacattaattttcatctttaagaATGGATGTGATACTATACGATGTttactcttttattttctttttatggaaaaaaaaggtgaaacatataatattagattaatgGTGGATAAGTTATATatgacaaaattaaattttatataaaaatagtagttattcataaatatcctgatttttaaaatataaatgataaaaaaaatttacatcttagttttgaatatttatagttaactaattagtttaaagtgtttgtggataaaaatttaataaaatacttaaaacacattcattaaaaaagttgaaaggtTTTATTTTCCTTCACTCAAAGTTAATCTTACACTATCTAGCATTATTCTACCAATACAACGGAACTatcaagaaatttaatttagatagttGTTATTTGTTAGCTTTGCaaacttattttttgaattacaaacaaagtttattttattaatttctcatattattatctCGATGCATTCACTTGGAGGTCAGAAAATTGGAGTGTCACAATTAGTAGTAAAACAAAGTAAGAAATCTCAAttagacatattttattatttagtagtattatcttttaagaaataatacacTCATGAGTTACACGTGCAAAGTGCGTGCCCGaaaactagtattattataagcatgaagctcaaaacttaaaagttaaattaccaTTTTGTCcctctaataaattaaaacttttataattttcatatatataatcttttttattttcattccataatcttgacctttcaaatttctaacacaaatgtaaataaaaataagtattatTTCTTATAGACAAGAAATTAAAGTAGATTCatgtatctttaaaattaaatttcatctctatcttttttatatttttttttaacaataattcatgtgacttttcatgtttccataattttgttctataaatttaactttttcaagaaaattttttatttaccacTCCTATAATTCTCGTGTGTAGGAACTCTAAACATGTGAAATAATGTCATAATTTGAGGTGAAAGTTGTGAGATTCCCTTCTACAGTCACGAGAATagacaaaaaatcaattattgaAGCATCGGAGCTTGATGTGTTAGTTCATACTTATTTGTAGTAAGAATTATAataagactttttttttatctctcttcatatagttgaattcttgttttatTAGCA is part of the Solanum lycopersicum chromosome 1, SLM_r2.1 genome and harbors:
- the LOC101262349 gene encoding nifU-like protein 1, chloroplastic; translation: MAHLAAMGVSQISSSIYMPELPLKSQNPQPSSIFLKRIGVAHKRFNLVKATVDGSPVPAPSPGLYSAKQFELTPENVDMVLEDVRPYLISDGGNVEVVSVEDGVVSLQLQGACESCPSATTTMKMGIERVLKEKFGEAIKDIRQVYNEQVVETTAEAVNAHLDILRPAIKNFGGSVEVLSVEEGNCNVKYVGPESIGSGVKAAIKEKFPDILNVVFTD